Genomic window (Vampirovibrionales bacterium):
GCCTCTCGCCGGTGCGCAGCCGCGCTTGTGTAAGCCGTCTCGCTGCCTGAGGCCAATCGCGGCGCGCGCGCAGCCATCCAGCGGCGATAGCGACGCCGCGCCCACGAAAACCCGACAACAAGCCCCATCAGTAGGGCCGTCAGAGCGATGGTCAGAAAAATCCCTTTCAGCGCCGTGAGAATCCCGGCATGGAGGGCTTGCGTGTCTGGCGACGTAAGCGTTTTACCGAACCATCGCGCAATTTCACTCAGCATGGAGGTCAGCGCATCGCCCAGACGCGCCAGAGCGTCATCAATCCAGCCCTTCCACTGCGGAAACCAGCGATCCAGAAAGTGAGGAAGCGATGGATTTGGCTGAAATTCCCGCATCTGGCGAACCCCCGCCAGCGCCGGATGCAAATCGACCGGGTGCGCGGGCGGCGGCGGGACAGACGCCACAGCCAGAACAGAAAACGCGGAAAACGGCATGACGGCCCCGTTACGGCCTGGAAGTCCACGCCGCCCGTAGAATCGACTATAATACCTAGTAGTCAGTATACCCCAGCCCCGCCCATATCAGCGCCCGGCGCGCGGAGGATGGGGCGTAGCCGCTCTGGAAAGGGTCTGGACCCGTGGCGATTCTCAAAATTGTGGAATATGGCGACCCGCGCCTGCGTCAGCCGACTGAGCGCGTGCAGAAGATTTCAGCCAAAATCAAGCGGCTGGTCGCCGACATGTTCGACACGATGTACGCCAATAATGGCGTGGGGCTAGCGGCCCCCCAAGTCGGCGAGCTGAAGAAGCTCTTTGTGCTGGACTGCTCGACCGATGATGCGCCTTTGCCGCAAATGGTGATGATCAATCCTGTCCTTGCGCGGCGCAGCGGCGCGATTTACAGCAAGGAAGGCTGTCTCAGTTTTCCCGGCGTGTATACCGATGTGAAGCGCTATGCCAACGTCACAGTACGCTTTATGGATCTGGACGGTCGCCGCCGCGAACTGACCGTCGAAGGCGGCGGCCTGCTGTGCCGCGCCATTCAGCATGAATATGATCATCTGGAAGGCGTGCTCTTTGTCGATCACGTTGTGGACCGCTTCACGACAGACGCACAGTTGCAGGAACATCGCCTGCCCCCCATCGATCCCCAGCGGATTCTCGAAGAACCGGATCTGGACCGCGTGTTGATGGGCATCGCCCCCGACGCGCCGCCGCCGAGCGCCGCGCTCTAAAGAAAAAGCCCCCTTCCGCTCAGGAAGAGGGTTGTGGTTAGGTTGGTGGTGTTGGAATGGAGGTTGTGGTGATGGGTCCGGTAGGATGAACGCGCCGCTGGCCTTTCGCCGTTTGGGCGGGCGTCCGCTCTTGCTTCTCTCTTAATCTTGATTCCGTTCGATTTGGCCTAGTAGCGCACGCCATTGCCCGGCGTGTAATTGCCTTGCGCCCCACTATTGGCTCTCAACGCGGCGAGAATGTCGGCTTTTTCCACAGTGGCGTCATACCAGCCCGGGCGGTTATTAGCGACCGTCAACATGTTGTAGTCTTCGTCAAAGCGCGGATTATTGACGTCGATTTTACCGACAGAGCGGCCGTGAAGCGCATTAAAGGCGGCAGCGGCTTCTTTCATCTGGCTGGCGCTGATGGCTTCGCCATCCATCCAGCTCACGTAGCTGTCGTTATAGCGCTCAATATGATCCACCAGGAAATTCAGGAAGCGCGGATCACGAATCGACAGATCCGTCGGCGCGCCTTTCTGACGAGCAGACGAGCGCTCCAGCGCGATCTGGAAGTCGTCTTTACTCAGGCCGCGCACATCGGTATATTCGTTGCGAGAGCCGACTGTGCCGCCGAAGTAGTAGCTCGCCAGACCGAGCGCAACCCCGCCGACGGCGCCCAGGACAAGGGACACCGGCAGGGTAGACAGGCCCACAATTGCGCCGACAACCGCGCCGGCGCCCAGACCAAGCCCAAGCCCGGCAAAGGTTCTCTTCAGGCCAGGCGCCCAGTTGGCGTCGTGGTAGTTGTTCTGGTTATCGCCGATAAAGCGATCGGCCATCTGACTGATTTTGTCTTTGGGATATTGGGCGTACAGCGCCATCGGGCTGAGTCCCTGCGCCCCGTAGAAGCGCTCCAGCAGGCCAATCAGGCGGTCCTTTGGCATCGTGAAGTCAAAGGTATTTTTTAAGACGCCGTCGTATTTCTCTGCGGCGAATTTCAGGAAATCCGGGTTGGAGAACGGGCCGTACAGCTCGCCGCGCGCATCGCGGCTCATCATCTCGATATAGCTGCCCGGACGTTGCGACACGCCGCCGGGAGCGGTCATGGCGTAGTACGGGTCGCCCATCGCGCCAAAGCCGCCCATCGCGCCGATACCGCCAAGACCCAGCGCGCCAAACAGCGGATCCATCCCGCCTGTAACGCCGCCTGTCGCAGCGCCGCCAGCGCCCGCAGCGGCCCCATAACCGGCATTGACTCCACCGCTGGAGGCCCAGGCCTGCTGAAACATCGGCGAATAGAGGTACGCCATTGCGCCGCCCATATACCATTGGCTCAGGTCACTGGGCGAAAAAAGGGCCTGACCGGCAGCATTATAGACCGGCATTCCCGGAACGGCTTGATTCGTCATGAGTAGTCTCACTCCCTCACCCGCGGACGCGTCACGCGCGCTTCCCTTCAGAAAACGGCGTCCGGCGCGCTCGCGCAGACTTAAAACCTCGATAACGGCTCTTTTCCCGATCCAGACCTGTTTGTCACGGCGTCTGGATCACTCCCTGCTGGTATAAAACCCGTCGCGAGGATTTTTGTGCCACCGAAATTTCAAAAACATGCAAAAATGCCCGAATCCACCGTGATGGCGCGATCCGGGCATTTCATACATGTCAAATCTGGCAGACAGTCTTTGCGAGCGTCGCAGCCGTTAAGGCGTTGTCACCTCAGACGCGGACGTTTTGGCGTCCGAGGACGCGGGCTCGCCTTCGGCTTTCGGCAACGCGTTTGGAGACGCGTCGTCCTGCGAGGTCGCTTGCAAGTCACGGCGCTTATCGCGGCCCTTTTCGCGCGGATGACGACGCCACAGGCCCGCCCACGATTCGCGCCAGCGTTGCAGCGCGCCCATCCATTGCTCGACAGTGTTCATCGTCAGCATGGTCTGCACCCAGTTGCGCAGGTTGGGGTCTTTATCGGGCTGATCGAGGAAGCCACGCAAATCGGCGGCCTGATCGCGATGCAGCATCAGGCGGCCCATGGCGGCCAGGGCGTCGCGCTCGATTTTTTTCGGGATCCCGATGCGCAACTCCAGCGCCAGCAGGCGAATCAGGTTCGGATTGCCGCTTTTGGCCATCTCGCGGAAGCGTTTTTTCTCGTGATCCGCGTACGGCGCGCCGCGACGGGTCTCTGCGCGCTTAATATAGCGGCTAATATAGGCCGGGTTAAACTTCTCGACGTCGATGGATTCAACCAGCGCGTTATATTTCTCTTCAAGGTCTTCCAGCGCTTGCGCGGCGGCTGTCGTCTGGCGCTCCAGCGACGAAGAGGCCAGCAAATCAGCGCTTTCAGCCTCGTCGACCGGGCCGACCAGCGCTTCAAGGCCAAACAGCGAAGCGGCTTTTTTGGGCTTCAGCGCCGCGTTTGAAGACGACGCGGCGGGCCGGCGTAACTGTACCTGCGGAAACATCACGTGGCAATCCCTTTGTGGCAGCAACTCTAACTCATGGGCAACCACGCGGCCTGTTTTCTAAGGCTTGGCGCGCCCGGCAATAGAATGACTCTAATCTCTTGAAAACGCTCTCTATCTGTTATCTGGTAGTGTTTTGGGAGAATTATGACTGAGAAAAAGAGGGAAGGAACAGGATTTCTCTCGTTTCCCGCAAACCGGGCCTCTGGCGGCTGAGTCTAAATGCTTTTTTTCAAATGCCCTGCGGATGAAGCGGCGGCGTCTGAGGGGGCTGCGTTGAAACCCGTGTGATTCAAGCTCGCATTTAGATTTGGATACAGGTTTTGCGGGAATGATGGAGATTCTAACAAGCGAGTTGTACGAGGGAAATAGTATATGACAAAAAAATTTTACGAAATTTGATGCGCCGACGTTCATTGACGCGAAAGACGCCGCCGCATAAAATGCCTCGACAGACATTCAGGCGCGCGCGCCTCGCAATGCATCGCCCTTTGGCGTCATGCGCGGCATGGCCTGGGCCCTTCGGAACCTTGCGCAAGACCGCTCGTCCTCAGGCTTACGGTCTTCACGCACGCCCCGTGTTCCCTCAACCACAGGATTCACCTGCCATGACAGACTCGCTCACCTCAGATCCCGTCGAAACCAAACGCGCGGGCGGATGGCTGCTGCCCGGATTCTTCGTCGTCGGCGCGTTGATTGCGTTCACTGGCCTGATGACGGCTGAAGCCCAGGAAGCGCGGGGATCACTGGTCGCCTTTACGGCCAACTGGTGCGCCGCCTGCCGCGACGTCACGCCGCTGGTCTCGGAAATCGGTCAGCAAAACGGCATGAACGTCACGATTATTGACGTCGACGATCCGGCCGCGCCCAAGCGCGCCAAATCATTCGGCCTGACGATTCCGGGGCGCGATCTGCCGCAGGTGTACGTCGTGCAAGGCGGCGTCTCGCGCCTGGCGCTGGACGGGGCCTCGGTCGGCTACGGGCAGACGGATGCCGTACGAGCGCGCCTGCTTAAGGGGATTCAGGGTTCTCGCTAACGCCTGCGGATGAGCCGTCTTCAGCCTCAGCGCTGGCGTCCTCAACCTTGTCGACGACCGGCTCTTCGGCCTTGGGCGAAGGCTTGATGAACGTAATGGTGCGCGTCTCGGTAATTGTCGAGCGCGCGCTGCGCAGCTGATCCCGGATGTCGGCATCGAGCGACTGGCTGTCCACCAGCTTGTCGAGCGCGCGCGAATTCAGGCGCGAGCCGCGCTCCACCAGGCCGGATGAAAACAGCAAGGGCCAGACGGCTGCGTCATCATACTCATAGCTGCGGCGCGTGTTGGAGACCATCATTTCGCCGGTGGTCGCCGTCAGCGGCTTGCCGCCTTCGGTAAAGTGCAGCTTGAAGATTTCCTTCAGGTCGCTCATTTCAGAGTGCATCATCTGGATAGCGCGCTGCATGCGCAAGTAGCGCTCAAGCAGGTACTCCACATGCGGCAATTGCGCAAACTGCCACTGATAGCGCTGAATATACAATTGACGCAGGCGCGGATAGACTTGCGCCAGACACATGGCGTCATCGAGCGCGCGGTGT
Coding sequences:
- a CDS encoding thioredoxin family protein; translation: MTDSLTSDPVETKRAGGWLLPGFFVVGALIAFTGLMTAEAQEARGSLVAFTANWCAACRDVTPLVSEIGQQNGMNVTIIDVDDPAAPKRAKSFGLTIPGRDLPQVYVVQGGVSRLALDGASVGYGQTDAVRARLLKGIQGSR
- the def gene encoding peptide deformylase encodes the protein MAILKIVEYGDPRLRQPTERVQKISAKIKRLVADMFDTMYANNGVGLAAPQVGELKKLFVLDCSTDDAPLPQMVMINPVLARRSGAIYSKEGCLSFPGVYTDVKRYANVTVRFMDLDGRRRELTVEGGGLLCRAIQHEYDHLEGVLFVDHVVDRFTTDAQLQEHRLPPIDPQRILEEPDLDRVLMGIAPDAPPPSAAL
- a CDS encoding DUF4129 domain-containing protein, giving the protein MPFSAFSVLAVASVPPPPAHPVDLHPALAGVRQMREFQPNPSLPHFLDRWFPQWKGWIDDALARLGDALTSMLSEIARWFGKTLTSPDTQALHAGILTALKGIFLTIALTALLMGLVVGFSWARRRYRRWMAARAPRLASGSETAYTSAAAHRREAARLASLGQFEAGVRELYLAAVRRLDEVGWAPYDASRTRLEILRRLAGCGGEARGASASFAALSRTFEAARFGARVLNAERFDECLAQSDALEKSLENTLKTAAPVVLTQGGA
- a CDS encoding 3'-5' exonuclease; amino-acid sequence: MSVSDHPPAPLPPLLAAVAESNPERAADSLILLDTETTGLDHKVERLIEVAAVRLEAGEVVASFSELINPGVPIRHSSFQIHGISEEMIADAPGEDVVIPRLLEFMGETPFAAHNAIFDYSFINAAHKRLYSKSWKIRRIDTLELYRCVFPDEPSHGLSSLLARFGYNPEVKHRALDDAMCLAQVYPRLRQLYIQRYQWQFAQLPHVEYLLERYLRMQRAIQMMHSEMSDLKEIFKLHFTEGGKPLTATTGEMMVSNTRRSYEYDDAAVWPLLFSSGLVERGSRLNSRALDKLVDSQSLDADIRDQLRSARSTITETRTITFIKPSPKAEEPVVDKVEDASAEAEDGSSAGVSENPESP